One Trichomycterus rosablanca isolate fTriRos1 chromosome 10, fTriRos1.hap1, whole genome shotgun sequence DNA window includes the following coding sequences:
- the kcnk1a gene encoding potassium channel subfamily K member 1a has protein sequence MLKCFSGNCCMRLIEGNRSTWYFLLLLLAYFFYLVLGAVVFSQVELPYERELRQQLSATKEQFLRENECLSEERLEEFLVKALEANNYGVSVLKNNLTNWNWDFTSALFFASTVLSTTGYGHTVPLSDEGKAFCIFYSVVGIPFTLLFLTAVVQRIMVFTTRRPVAFVQSRWGLSKALVAGVHAFVLTIITVSCFFFIPAAVFSALEDDWNFLESFYFCFISLSTIGLGDYVPGEGYNQKFRQLYKLGITVYLLMGLIAMLLVLETLCELQQLKKLRKIFYLKKERSEDQLAIMDHDHLFSSVSDRSASLKDFKADLSPDLSPSSQ, from the exons ATGCTCAAGTGTTTTTCCGGAAACTGCTGCATGCGTCTGATCGAAGGAAACAGGTCGACGTGGTATTTTTTGCTGCTGCTTCTCGCCTATTTTTTCTATCTAGTTTTGGGGGCTGTAGTTTTCTCTCAGGTGGAATTACCGTACGAACGAGAGCTCCGCCAACAGCTCAGCGCCACCAAAGAACAGTTTCTCCGCGAGAATGAATGTTTATCCGAGGAGAGACTGGAGGAATTTTTGGTTAAAGCGCTAGAAGCGAATAATTACGGTGTATCggttttaaaaaacaacttaacCAACTGGAACTGGGATTTTACCTCAGCGCTGTTTTTCGCGAGCACGGTGCTGTCGACCACAG GGTATGGACACACAGTACCTCTGTCAGATGAGGGCAAAGCCTTCTGCATATTCTACTCCGTGGTTGGAATCCCATTCACACTTCTATTCCTTACAGCAGTGGTGCAGAGGATAATGGTGTTCACTACTCGCCGACCTGTGGCCTTTGTGCAGAGCCGCTGGGGTCTGTCAAAGGCTTTAGTGGCAGGGGTGCACGCATTTGTGCTAACCATCATCACTGTCTCCTGCTTCTTTTTCATCcctgctgctgtgttctctgcACTGGAGGATGATTGGAACTTCCTGGAGTCTTTCTACTTCTGCTTTATCTCACTCAGCACTATTGGACTGGGTGACTATGTACCAGGAGAGGGCTACAACCAGAAGTTCAGGCAGCTGTATAAATTGGGGATTACTG TGTATCTTTTAATGGGACTAATTGCCATGCTGTTGGTTCTGGAAACGTTGTGTGAGCTTCAGCAGTTAAAGAAGCTGAGGAAGATATTTTATCTCAAGAAAGAGAGATCTGAGGACCAGCTTGCTATCATGGACCACGATCATCTCTTCTCATCTGTTTCCGATCGCTCTGCGTCACTCAAAGATTTTAAGGCTGATCTTTCCCCTGACCTTTCCCCATCTAGCCAATGA
- the slc35f3a gene encoding putative thiamine transporter SLC35F3a isoform X2, which translates to MEKLSEGMWKSPCVSPRRLSDISPQLRQLKLLVVEEEIKEEFKSSRSMEDIKHASIEERILRITGYYGYQPWSSTNTVEEKTSKERTDVKVDGHAGTNVRKLEGLSRQQSILCCLCWTFIHLRQAVWGVTVVLCACSSWSGSTQLAKQTLRQINIPFTLTWFSTSWNCIFFPLYYLGHLCCNKDRKSFRQHFRECSQFLGEEGLSMKTLLSLVAPSGVLWTLTGYLYLQGLRRIPPTDASALFCCSRAFVFLISWIVLRDRFMGIRVVAAILAIAGIVMITYADGFRGHSVIGISLVVGSASTAAMYKVLFKLALSSAKLGEAALYLSVLGGANMLFLSIVPLILLLTGAEDFGSPKEIPWHSLCGMAALMLVINFLISFGVLITLPTLISLSIVLSVPVNAVIDRYMCAIQFNSVRIIAVSTICLGFLLLLLPDDWDQYFLQLRAMLSNKKKPQEGSINKHTEALHIWSSKSGNCNSKTASMH; encoded by the exons ATGGAAAAGCTATCGGA AGGAATGTGGAAATCTCCCTGTGTAAGTCCACGCCGTCTGTCAGACATCAGCCCTCAGCTTCGACAGTTAAAGTTACTGGTGGTTGAGGAAGAAATAAAGGAGGAATTCAAGTCTTCGCGCTCGATGGAGGATATAAAACACGCGTCTATAGAGGAGCGCATCCTCAGAATCACCGGCTACTACGGATACCAGCCCTGGAGCTCCACTAACACTG TTGAGGAAAAAACAAGCAAAGAGAGGACAGATGTGAAGGTTGATGGCCACGCTGGCACAAACGTGAGAAAGTTGGAGGGTTTGAGTAGGCAGCAGAGTATACTTTGCTGCCTGTGTTGGACTTTTATTCACCTGCGCCAGGCCGTCTGGGGCGTTACTGTGGTTCTCTGTGCCTGTTCGTCTTGGTCAGGCTCTACTCAGCTGGCCAAGCAAACACTCAGGCAGATAAACATACCATTTACACTTACTTGGTTTTCCACCTCCTGGAACTGCATCTTTTTCCCCCTATACTATCTGGGGCACCTGTGCTGCAACAAGGACAGAAAGAGCTTTCGACAGCACTTCAG GGAGTGTTCTCAGTTTCTGGGAGAGGAGGGGTTGTCAATGAAGACACTGCTGTCATTGGTTGCTCCATCTGGAGTGCTGTGGACTCTCACAGGCTACCTGTACCTGCAGGGCCTGCGCAGGATACCTCCAACAGATGCATCAGCTCTGTTCTGCTGCAGTCGTGCCTTCGTCTTCCTCATATCCTGGATTGTACTGCGTGACCGCTTTATGGGTATCAGG GTTGTTGCAGCCATTTTGGCCATTGCAGGCATAGTAATGATAACTTATGCAGATGGCTTCCGTGGTCACTCTGTGATTGGCATTTCACTGGTGGTAGGATCTGCATCAACAGCAGCTATGTACAAG GTATTGTTCAAGCTCGCTTTGAGTAGTGCCAAACTGGGTGAAGCAGCATTGTACTTGTCTGTCCTTGGAGGAGCCAATATGCTCTTTCTCAGCATTGTGCCTCTCATTCTCCTCCTCACTGGGGCAGAGGATTTTGGCTCACCTAAAGAAATACCCTGGCACAGTCTTTGTGGCATGGCTGCACTTATGCTGG TGATCAATTTCCTCATCAGTTTTGGAGTTTTGATTACTCTTCCTACACTGATTTCTTTGAGCATCGTACTCAGTGTACCTGTCAATGCAG TAATAGACCGCTACATGTGTGCGATCCAGTTTAACAGTGTGCGGATCATTGCTGTGTCCACTATCTGCCTGGGTTtcctgttgctgctgctgcctGATGACTGGGATCAGTATTTTCTGCAGCTTCGCGCCATGCTGAGCAACAAAAAGAAACCACAAGAGGGCAGCATAAACAAACATACTGAAGCACTGCACATATGGTCCAGCAAGAGTGGAAACTGCAATTCTAAAACTGCTTCCATGCACTAA
- the slc35f3a gene encoding putative thiamine transporter SLC35F3a isoform X1: MQGEDLTPTSATELQPQENRGMWKSPCVSPRRLSDISPQLRQLKLLVVEEEIKEEFKSSRSMEDIKHASIEERILRITGYYGYQPWSSTNTVEEKTSKERTDVKVDGHAGTNVRKLEGLSRQQSILCCLCWTFIHLRQAVWGVTVVLCACSSWSGSTQLAKQTLRQINIPFTLTWFSTSWNCIFFPLYYLGHLCCNKDRKSFRQHFRECSQFLGEEGLSMKTLLSLVAPSGVLWTLTGYLYLQGLRRIPPTDASALFCCSRAFVFLISWIVLRDRFMGIRVVAAILAIAGIVMITYADGFRGHSVIGISLVVGSASTAAMYKVLFKLALSSAKLGEAALYLSVLGGANMLFLSIVPLILLLTGAEDFGSPKEIPWHSLCGMAALMLVINFLISFGVLITLPTLISLSIVLSVPVNAVIDRYMCAIQFNSVRIIAVSTICLGFLLLLLPDDWDQYFLQLRAMLSNKKKPQEGSINKHTEALHIWSSKSGNCNSKTASMH, from the exons ATGCAGGGAGAAGACCTGACTCCAACATCGGCTACAGAGCTGCAGCCTCAGGAAAACAG AGGAATGTGGAAATCTCCCTGTGTAAGTCCACGCCGTCTGTCAGACATCAGCCCTCAGCTTCGACAGTTAAAGTTACTGGTGGTTGAGGAAGAAATAAAGGAGGAATTCAAGTCTTCGCGCTCGATGGAGGATATAAAACACGCGTCTATAGAGGAGCGCATCCTCAGAATCACCGGCTACTACGGATACCAGCCCTGGAGCTCCACTAACACTG TTGAGGAAAAAACAAGCAAAGAGAGGACAGATGTGAAGGTTGATGGCCACGCTGGCACAAACGTGAGAAAGTTGGAGGGTTTGAGTAGGCAGCAGAGTATACTTTGCTGCCTGTGTTGGACTTTTATTCACCTGCGCCAGGCCGTCTGGGGCGTTACTGTGGTTCTCTGTGCCTGTTCGTCTTGGTCAGGCTCTACTCAGCTGGCCAAGCAAACACTCAGGCAGATAAACATACCATTTACACTTACTTGGTTTTCCACCTCCTGGAACTGCATCTTTTTCCCCCTATACTATCTGGGGCACCTGTGCTGCAACAAGGACAGAAAGAGCTTTCGACAGCACTTCAG GGAGTGTTCTCAGTTTCTGGGAGAGGAGGGGTTGTCAATGAAGACACTGCTGTCATTGGTTGCTCCATCTGGAGTGCTGTGGACTCTCACAGGCTACCTGTACCTGCAGGGCCTGCGCAGGATACCTCCAACAGATGCATCAGCTCTGTTCTGCTGCAGTCGTGCCTTCGTCTTCCTCATATCCTGGATTGTACTGCGTGACCGCTTTATGGGTATCAGG GTTGTTGCAGCCATTTTGGCCATTGCAGGCATAGTAATGATAACTTATGCAGATGGCTTCCGTGGTCACTCTGTGATTGGCATTTCACTGGTGGTAGGATCTGCATCAACAGCAGCTATGTACAAG GTATTGTTCAAGCTCGCTTTGAGTAGTGCCAAACTGGGTGAAGCAGCATTGTACTTGTCTGTCCTTGGAGGAGCCAATATGCTCTTTCTCAGCATTGTGCCTCTCATTCTCCTCCTCACTGGGGCAGAGGATTTTGGCTCACCTAAAGAAATACCCTGGCACAGTCTTTGTGGCATGGCTGCACTTATGCTGG TGATCAATTTCCTCATCAGTTTTGGAGTTTTGATTACTCTTCCTACACTGATTTCTTTGAGCATCGTACTCAGTGTACCTGTCAATGCAG TAATAGACCGCTACATGTGTGCGATCCAGTTTAACAGTGTGCGGATCATTGCTGTGTCCACTATCTGCCTGGGTTtcctgttgctgctgctgcctGATGACTGGGATCAGTATTTTCTGCAGCTTCGCGCCATGCTGAGCAACAAAAAGAAACCACAAGAGGGCAGCATAAACAAACATACTGAAGCACTGCACATATGGTCCAGCAAGAGTGGAAACTGCAATTCTAAAACTGCTTCCATGCACTAA